The following proteins are co-located in the Procambarus clarkii isolate CNS0578487 chromosome 16, FALCON_Pclarkii_2.0, whole genome shotgun sequence genome:
- the LOC123760216 gene encoding caldesmon-like produces the protein MCHLLCHLLCHLLCPCIPPPWNFPPSTGNNELVAREQRAAAREQRAAAREQRAAAREQRAAVREQRAAAREQRAAAREQRAAVREQRAAAREQRAAAREQRAAAREQRATVREQRAAAREQRAAAREQRAAVREQRAAAREQRAAVREQRAAAREQRAAAREQRAAAREQRAAVREQRAAAREQRAAAREQRAAAREQRAAAREQRAAAREQRAAAREQRATVREYPRLLPGSFPL, from the coding sequence ATGTGTCACCTGCTGTGTCACCTTCTTTGTCACCTGCTGTGTCCCTGCATACCACCTCCTTGGAACTTTCCACCATCAACAGGGAACAATGAACTAGTTGCCAGGGAACAACGGGCCGCCGCCAGGGAACAACGGGCCGCCGCCAGGGAACAACGGGCCGCCGCCAGGGAACAACGGGCCGCCGTCAGGGAACAACGGGCCGCCGCCAGGGAACAACGGGCCGCCGCCAGGGAACAACGGGCCGCCGTCAGGGAACAACGGGCCGCCGCCAGGGAACAACGGGCCGCCGCCAGGGAACAACGGGCCGCTGCCAGGGAACAACGGGCCACCGTCAGGGAACAACGGGCCGCCGCCAGGGAACAACGGGCCGCCGCCAGGGAACAACGGGCCGCCGTCAGGGAACAACGGGCCGCCGCCAGGGAACAACGGGCCGCCGTCAGGGAACAACGGGCCGCCGCCAGGGAACAACGGGCCGCCGCCAGGGAACAACGGGCCGCTGCCAGGGAACAACGGGCCGCCGTCAGGGAACAACGGGCCGCCGCCAGGGAACAACGGGCCGCCGCCAGGGAACAACGGGCCGCCGCCAGGGAACAACGGGCCGCCGCCAGGGAACAACGGGCCGCCGCCAGGGAACAACGGGCCGCCGCCAGGGAACAACGGGCCACCGTCAGGGAATATCCCCGCTTGTTACCGGGTAGTTTTCCACTGTGA